TTCGTACGTTCGTGATGAACTCAACTATGTTCTAAACGATCTTCaaatttttgagcctatcatggatggacctagtaaaggaggagaaaataagattactgttgttgctgctgatccaactAAGGCTGAAGCTCCCCTatcttcgtcttcgaaagctggaaacaagaggaaaggtggacaaataaacatcCCTAAGcatgcaaaggctgcaaagacgagtgcacaaccaaatgcacagattcctaaggggaagaacaagaaaaacaagaaaggtatagataagtgttttcactacaaagagaaggggcattggaaacgagattgccccaagtttctagcagtgaaaaacaaaggtaatgattatagttcatttaacttggaaacatgtgttttagagaattataaatccgtttggattattgattctggatctactaaccattttgtaactctttacagcttcttgaattgtgggaggagGTGGGCGAAGGCGGTTTaatgcttagagttgggaacggagcgttcgctGTGGTccaagcttgaggaagagctcgtttgaagttcagaaataaatttttaattttcaaGGATGTATTTTTAtttcggattttagtagaaatttaatttcggtatccatgttgcaattagaacgatttgttatgactttcacaagttctaatatatgtatttctttcaatggatcacaattgtgtattgcatgtttggaaaacgggctttatattctgtgacctaacgaacccctcgctcttaacaatgatttaatcaaagtagctaaacctaggaccaataaacgtcaaaagaccgataacgataatatgatgtatttatggtacttgagactaggtcacattggctatgataggattcaaagacttacaaaggatggacctttgagggaactcaccataggtgaattacttgtctgtgaatcttgtctagaaggcaaactgaccaagtgtccattctctgcaaagggtgatagggctaaagaaccacttggtcttgtgcattcagatgtttgtggacctttgaatgtacaagccaggggtggttttgagtagtTTGTCACTTACATTGATGATTAAATCagaaaacattttcaaagtttcaggaattcctagcaatggcttagaaccaattaggtaaaacgttaaagatcttgcaatctgataggggtggagaatatttggatatgaagttccaagatcatttaactgaacttgggattttatcacaacttactgccccaggtactccgcaacaaaatggtgcagCGGAACGGctgaacataactttattggaaatggttagatgcatgcttagttactcaactctaccaacttcattctggggacatacaattgaaaccgcaaatgacattcttaatgtcgtgccatctaaatcaatctcCAAAACACCATTAGAGCGctgaaatggtcgtgaacctagtttacgccattatagaatctgggggtgtctcacccacgtcctgaggaaaaatgagggaaagctagaaccgcgaactgaagtttgcatgtttattttcatgtttattggctatcctaaaggtactcggggtggacttttctatagtcattcagaaaagaaagtgtttacttctacaaatgctatttttctggaaaatgactatgtcgagaactttaaacct
The genomic region above belongs to Humulus lupulus chromosome 1, drHumLupu1.1, whole genome shotgun sequence and contains:
- the LOC133817941 gene encoding uncharacterized protein LOC133817941: MEKLTGEKFLKWKQNINIVLIGDNSEFVMTEESPERAPCPHIHDGTVNAWIAPTPHIRDDTMSARMASCSYVRDELNYVLNDLQIFEPIMDGPSKGGENKITVVAADPTKAEAPLSSSSKAGNKRKGGQINIPKHAKAAKTSAQPNAQIPKGKNKKNKKGIDKCFHYKEKGHWKRDCPKFLAVKNKAS